A part of Aquibium oceanicum genomic DNA contains:
- a CDS encoding Smr/MutS family protein, with amino-acid sequence MSRRTGSRRDLSEDDRILWNQVARTAVPLKGKTLPEEMLDPMVDASAAFHDVLEAAAAAPPPQRPRKSQEHVHTPRTIDQPTRQKLAKGRLPLEARVDLHGMTQGEAHALLLGFLHRAHAMGIRHVLVITGKGSSLGSEGVLRKAVPAWFATPSFRPLVGGYEFAARHHGGAGALYVRLRRQSDVSSR; translated from the coding sequence ATGAGCCGGAGAACGGGCTCCCGCCGCGATCTCAGCGAGGATGACCGCATCCTCTGGAATCAGGTCGCGCGCACCGCGGTCCCGCTGAAGGGGAAGACGCTGCCGGAGGAGATGCTGGACCCGATGGTCGATGCATCGGCTGCCTTTCACGACGTCCTCGAGGCCGCCGCCGCAGCGCCGCCGCCGCAGAGGCCCCGTAAGTCGCAGGAGCATGTTCATACGCCCCGCACGATCGATCAGCCGACCCGGCAGAAGCTCGCCAAGGGGCGGCTGCCGCTGGAAGCGCGCGTCGACCTGCACGGCATGACGCAGGGCGAGGCGCATGCGCTGCTGCTCGGCTTCCTCCACCGCGCCCATGCGATGGGTATCCGCCATGTCCTGGTCATCACCGGCAAGGGCTCGTCGCTCGGCAGCGAGGGCGTCCTGCGCAAGGCCGTGCCTGCCTGGTTCGCGACGCCATCGTTCAGGCCGCTGGTCGGCGGCTACGAATTCGCCGCGCGTCATCATGGAGGGGCCGGGGCTCTCTATGTGCGGCTGCGCCGGCAGTCGGATGTTTCCTCGCGATGA
- a CDS encoding helix-turn-helix domain-containing protein, translating to MTPFGLRMREMRRERKVTQKEMARSLGVSAAYLSALERGHRGRPNWILMQKIIGYFNIIWDDAEELVRLAEHSHPRVVIDTAGLSPSATELANLLAAEIGLLDEEVLVDLIDRLRSAGRR from the coding sequence ATGACGCCCTTCGGACTGCGCATGCGCGAGATGCGCCGCGAAAGAAAAGTCACGCAGAAGGAAATGGCGCGTTCGCTCGGCGTCAGCGCGGCTTATCTGTCAGCGCTGGAACGCGGGCACAGGGGGCGCCCCAACTGGATCCTGATGCAGAAGATCATCGGCTACTTCAACATCATCTGGGATGATGCCGAAGAGCTCGTACGCTTGGCCGAACACTCGCATCCACGCGTCGTCATAGATACCGCCGGCCTCTCTCCGTCCGCGACGGAACTGGCTAACCTGCTGGCGGCTGAGATCGGTCTGCTGGACGAGGAGGTCCTGGTCGATCTCATCGATCGGCTGCGTTCGGCTGGCCGGCGATAG
- a CDS encoding DUF1402 family protein, whose protein sequence is MGKCLTVSIGVALAWGVVPALALTEVPPGNRYAEQPPVPSGSASRTKALKTTYERKYQKVLHLLETDGSLRSKIREASAHFGLDPLHVAGAIVGEHTYNVDAYDRLQTYYVKAVSYLNSNFSFSYDGESIESFIARPEFGVCTDKTGSYDLWTCRERVWTTVFRGKTVDGKSFPADRLSAVFFQPFYAGQTFGIGQLNPLTALTMTDVVHKETGLPTLDHRNPQEVYRTIMDPDLTLTYVAATLRKSIDAYASIAGYDISGNPGITATLYNVGDPEGRARALKAENLARKAKGEPPRLPEENYYGWLVNDKLPDLRALFPESGKSPSIAGQPNAADR, encoded by the coding sequence ATGGGGAAATGTCTGACTGTATCCATCGGTGTGGCGCTGGCGTGGGGCGTGGTTCCCGCGCTCGCGCTGACCGAGGTTCCTCCGGGTAACCGGTACGCCGAACAGCCGCCGGTGCCGTCCGGATCGGCATCGCGGACCAAGGCGCTGAAGACCACATACGAGCGGAAGTACCAGAAGGTCCTGCACCTTCTGGAAACCGACGGATCGCTTCGCAGTAAAATCAGGGAGGCGTCCGCCCATTTTGGGCTCGATCCGCTCCATGTCGCCGGAGCGATCGTCGGCGAGCACACCTACAACGTCGACGCCTACGATCGGCTGCAGACCTATTACGTCAAGGCGGTCTCCTATCTTAACTCGAACTTCAGCTTCTCTTACGACGGGGAGAGCATCGAGAGCTTCATCGCCAGGCCGGAGTTCGGCGTGTGCACCGATAAGACCGGAAGCTACGACCTCTGGACCTGCCGCGAGCGCGTCTGGACGACGGTCTTCCGGGGCAAGACCGTGGACGGCAAGTCCTTTCCCGCCGACCGGCTCAGCGCCGTCTTCTTCCAGCCCTTCTACGCGGGCCAGACATTCGGCATCGGACAGCTCAATCCCCTCACCGCGCTGACCATGACGGACGTCGTTCACAAGGAGACCGGCCTTCCGACGCTCGATCATCGCAATCCGCAAGAGGTCTACCGGACGATCATGGATCCGGACCTGACGCTCACCTATGTCGCGGCGACGCTCCGCAAGTCGATCGACGCCTACGCATCGATCGCCGGCTACGATATCTCGGGAAATCCGGGCATCACTGCCACGCTCTACAATGTCGGCGATCCGGAGGGCCGCGCCCGTGCGCTGAAGGCGGAAAATCTGGCACGCAAGGCGAAAGGCGAACCACCGCGGTTGCCGGAGGAAAACTATTACGGCTGGCTGGTGAACGACAAGCTGCCGGACCTGCGCGCGCTCTTTCCAGAGTCCGGCAAGTCGCCGTCTATCGCCGGCCAGCCGAACGCAGCCGATCGATGA
- the hslU gene encoding ATP-dependent protease ATPase subunit HslU, with protein MTHFSPREIVSELDRYIIGQKDAKRAVAIALRNRWRRQQLEGNMREEVMPKNILMIGPTGVGKTEISRRLARLAGAPFTKVEATKFTEVGYVGRDVEQIIRDLVEIAIGLVKEKMREDVKARAHVNAEERVLDALVGKTASPATKDSFRKKLRSGEMDDKEIEIEVADTSPAGFDIPGMPGANIGVLNINDMLSKAMGGRTKTRKTTVKESYGHLINDESDKLLDQDEVVQRALESTQNDGIVFLDEIDKIATREGGVGAGVSREGVQRDLLPLVEGTTVATKYGPVKTDHILFIASGAFHVSKPSDLLPELQGRLPIRVELRALEKDDFVRILTETEASLIKQYIALMKTEGVDLEFTEDAIDRLAQIAVDLNASVENIGARRLQTVMERVLDDISFDAPDRSGSQVVIDAEYVDRNVGDLAKNTDLSRFIL; from the coding sequence ATGACCCATTTTTCTCCCCGTGAAATCGTGTCGGAACTCGACCGCTACATCATCGGCCAGAAGGACGCCAAGCGCGCCGTGGCCATCGCGTTGCGCAACCGCTGGCGCCGTCAGCAGCTCGAAGGCAACATGCGCGAAGAGGTGATGCCGAAGAACATCCTGATGATCGGACCGACCGGCGTCGGCAAGACCGAGATCTCGCGCCGCCTCGCTCGTCTCGCCGGCGCGCCATTCACCAAGGTCGAGGCGACGAAATTCACCGAAGTCGGCTATGTCGGCCGCGACGTGGAGCAGATCATCCGCGATCTGGTGGAGATCGCGATCGGCCTCGTGAAGGAAAAGATGCGCGAGGATGTCAAGGCGCGCGCGCATGTCAACGCGGAGGAGCGCGTGCTCGATGCGCTCGTCGGCAAGACCGCCAGCCCGGCGACGAAGGACAGTTTCCGCAAGAAGCTACGCAGCGGCGAGATGGATGACAAGGAAATCGAGATCGAGGTGGCGGACACGTCGCCCGCCGGGTTCGATATCCCCGGTATGCCGGGTGCCAACATCGGCGTGCTCAACATCAACGACATGCTGTCGAAGGCGATGGGCGGACGCACCAAGACCCGCAAGACGACCGTGAAGGAATCCTACGGCCATCTGATCAACGACGAATCGGACAAGCTGCTCGACCAGGACGAGGTGGTCCAGCGCGCGCTGGAATCGACCCAGAACGACGGCATCGTCTTTCTCGACGAGATCGACAAGATCGCCACGCGCGAAGGCGGGGTCGGCGCCGGCGTATCGCGCGAAGGCGTTCAGCGCGACCTGCTGCCGCTCGTCGAGGGAACGACCGTGGCGACCAAGTACGGGCCGGTGAAGACCGATCACATCCTCTTCATCGCCTCGGGTGCCTTTCACGTCTCCAAGCCGTCTGACCTGCTGCCGGAACTCCAGGGCCGCCTGCCGATCCGCGTCGAACTGAGGGCCCTCGAGAAGGACGACTTCGTCCGCATCCTCACCGAAACGGAAGCGAGCCTCATCAAGCAGTACATCGCGCTGATGAAAACCGAAGGCGTCGATCTCGAATTCACCGAGGACGCCATCGACCGGCTCGCGCAGATCGCGGTCGATCTCAACGCCAGCGTGGAGAACATCGGTGCCCGCAGACTGCAGACGGTCATGGAGCGGGTCCTCGACGACATTTCCTTCGATGCCCCGGACCGCTCCGGCTCGCAGGTTGTGATCGACGCCGAATATGTCGACAGGAATGTGGGCGATCTGGCGAAGAACACGGATTTGTCCCGTTTCATCCTGTAA
- a CDS encoding GNAT family N-acetyltransferase: MREPHWREWWGDPEIELGYIQDMVEERDTTRPFIFYKGDRDIGYIQYWFVGHHQNGTWLAENPWLADLPAETIGVDLSIGSASDLSKGLGTEALIAFVARLRDTGFSQIIIDPDPNNIRAVRAYEKAGFRPVAELAGKTGDSLIMRHVASGETG, encoded by the coding sequence ATGCGCGAACCGCACTGGCGTGAATGGTGGGGCGATCCGGAAATCGAACTCGGCTACATTCAGGATATGGTGGAAGAGCGCGATACCACGAGGCCCTTCATCTTCTACAAAGGCGACCGTGACATCGGCTACATCCAGTACTGGTTCGTCGGCCACCACCAGAACGGAACCTGGCTCGCGGAAAACCCCTGGCTCGCCGACCTGCCTGCCGAGACGATCGGGGTCGATCTTTCGATAGGCAGCGCCAGCGACCTCTCCAAAGGTCTCGGTACCGAGGCTCTGATCGCCTTCGTCGCGAGATTGCGGGACACCGGCTTCAGCCAGATCATCATCGATCCCGACCCGAACAACATCCGCGCTGTTCGCGCCTACGAGAAAGCCGGCTTCCGACCGGTTGCCGAACTTGCCGGCAAGACAGGCGACAGCCTGATCATGCGTCATGTCGCGAGCGGCGAGACCGGATGA
- the hslV gene encoding ATP-dependent protease subunit HslV: protein MANENSMHATTIVTVRKGGKVVIAGDGQVSLGQTIMKGNARKVRRLGKGNVIAGFAGATADAFTLLERLETKLEQYPDQLTRACVELAKDWRTDRYLRRLEAMMLVADKNVTLALTGTGDVLEPEHGVMAIGSGGNYALAAARALMDTDRDAEEIARKAMQIASDICVYTNSSVVVEILDAA from the coding sequence ATGGCAAACGAGAATTCGATGCACGCCACGACGATCGTGACCGTGCGCAAGGGCGGCAAGGTGGTGATCGCCGGCGACGGACAGGTCAGCCTCGGCCAGACCATCATGAAGGGCAATGCCCGCAAGGTGCGCCGGCTGGGCAAAGGCAACGTGATCGCCGGCTTCGCGGGCGCAACCGCGGACGCCTTTACTCTGCTCGAACGGCTGGAAACCAAGCTGGAGCAGTATCCCGACCAGCTGACGCGGGCTTGCGTGGAGCTCGCCAAGGACTGGCGAACCGACCGCTACCTCCGCCGGCTCGAAGCCATGATGCTTGTGGCCGACAAGAACGTGACGCTGGCGCTCACAGGCACTGGCGACGTGCTGGAGCCGGAGCACGGGGTGATGGCGATCGGCTCAGGCGGCAATTATGCACTCGCCGCCGCTCGTGCCTTGATGGACACCGACAGGGATGCCGAGGAAATCGCGCGAAAGGCGATGCAGATCGCGTCCGACATCTGCGTCTATACCAATTCGAGCGTGGTGGTCGAAATACTGGATGCGGCCTGA
- the hisB gene encoding imidazoleglycerol-phosphate dehydratase HisB — protein sequence MDAAATGRKASVSRKTNETSIEVTVDLDGAGRYDVATGVGFFDHMLEQLSRHSLIDMVVKAKGDLHIDDHHTVEDTGIALGQAIARALGDRKGIARYASIDLAMDETLTRAAVDVSGRPFLVWNVCFCSPKIGMFDTELVREFFQALAQNAGITMHVTNHYGANNHHIAETCFKAVARVLRTAIEADTRQAGTVPSTKGTLNG from the coding sequence ATGGATGCAGCCGCGACCGGACGCAAGGCGTCGGTGAGCCGCAAGACGAACGAGACGTCGATCGAGGTGACCGTCGATCTTGATGGCGCCGGCCGATACGATGTCGCGACGGGCGTCGGTTTTTTCGATCACATGCTCGAACAGCTCTCGCGCCACTCCCTGATCGACATGGTCGTCAAGGCCAAGGGCGACCTGCACATCGACGATCACCACACGGTCGAGGATACCGGCATTGCCCTCGGACAGGCGATCGCGCGGGCCCTCGGCGACCGGAAAGGGATCGCGCGGTACGCCTCGATCGACCTCGCGATGGACGAGACCCTAACCAGGGCCGCGGTGGACGTCTCGGGACGGCCCTTCCTCGTCTGGAACGTGTGCTTCTGCTCGCCGAAAATCGGCATGTTCGACACCGAGCTGGTACGCGAATTCTTCCAGGCGCTTGCGCAAAATGCCGGGATCACGATGCATGTGACGAACCACTACGGAGCGAACAACCACCATATCGCGGAGACCTGCTTCAAGGCGGTCGCCCGGGTGCTGCGCACGGCGATCGAAGCCGATACGCGCCAGGCGGGAACGGTGCCGTCCACCAAGGGTACGCTGAACGGATAG
- a CDS encoding DUF2628 domain-containing protein produces MAIYVVMEPPRSRPDSDPVYVRDGYSLFAFLLPLVWLLWNRLWIETLVFLAITLGLGYLGEQAGAAEVAVAGFSILLAIFIGIEGAVFRLWAMRRRGWTEWGVVEAHDREDAEARYVSESLAPAEKPVLAVPMRPGAPQPRGTDTGAPELGLFGYPGRN; encoded by the coding sequence ATGGCTATCTATGTCGTCATGGAGCCGCCGCGCAGCCGGCCTGATTCCGATCCGGTCTACGTGCGGGACGGGTACTCGTTGTTCGCTTTCCTTCTGCCACTTGTCTGGCTGCTCTGGAACAGGCTCTGGATCGAAACGCTCGTCTTCCTCGCCATCACGCTTGGTCTCGGCTACCTCGGTGAACAGGCGGGTGCGGCGGAAGTCGCGGTCGCCGGCTTCTCGATCCTGCTTGCGATCTTCATCGGGATCGAGGGTGCTGTGTTTCGATTGTGGGCGATGCGCCGGCGCGGCTGGACGGAGTGGGGCGTGGTCGAGGCGCATGACCGCGAGGATGCCGAGGCACGCTACGTGAGCGAGAGCCTTGCGCCGGCCGAAAAGCCCGTCCTCGCCGTTCCCATGCGGCCCGGCGCGCCGCAGCCGCGCGGCACCGACACCGGCGCGCCCGAACTCGGACTGTTCGGCTATCCGGGAAGGAACTGA
- the hisH gene encoding imidazole glycerol phosphate synthase subunit HisH codes for MRVAIIDYGSGNLRSATKAFERAAREAGISAEIDLTDDTERVRRADRIVLPGVGAYADCVAGLRAVAGMWEAIEEATGKGGKPFLGICVGMQLMSERGLEKTVSRGFGWIAGDVKEIEPTDPSLKIPQIGWNTIHVKHPHPLFDGIPTGADGQHAYFVHSYHLAAKDPDDVLAVTDYGGEVTAAVSRGNLAGTQFHPEKSQMLGLALIANFLRWKP; via the coding sequence GTGCGTGTCGCCATCATCGATTATGGATCGGGCAACCTCCGCTCCGCGACCAAAGCCTTCGAGCGCGCCGCGCGCGAGGCAGGGATTTCCGCCGAGATCGACCTGACCGACGATACGGAGCGGGTTCGCCGCGCCGATCGCATCGTACTGCCGGGCGTCGGCGCCTATGCCGACTGCGTGGCTGGCCTCCGCGCCGTGGCCGGCATGTGGGAAGCGATCGAGGAGGCGACCGGAAAAGGCGGAAAACCCTTTCTCGGGATCTGCGTCGGCATGCAGCTGATGTCGGAACGCGGGCTGGAGAAGACCGTCAGCCGCGGCTTCGGCTGGATCGCGGGCGACGTGAAGGAGATAGAGCCGACCGATCCGTCGCTCAAGATCCCGCAGATCGGCTGGAACACGATTCACGTGAAACATCCGCATCCGCTGTTCGACGGCATCCCGACCGGAGCGGACGGGCAGCACGCCTATTTCGTCCACTCCTACCATCTGGCGGCGAAGGACCCCGATGACGTGCTCGCGGTCACCGACTACGGCGGCGAGGTGACGGCAGCGGTGTCGCGCGGTAATCTCGCGGGCACGCAGTTCCATCCCGAGAAGAGCCAGATGCTCGGCCTGGCTCTGATTGCGAACTTTCTGAGGTGGAAGCCTTGA
- the hisA gene encoding 1-(5-phosphoribosyl)-5-[(5-phosphoribosylamino)methylideneamino]imidazole-4-carboxamide isomerase codes for MILFPAIDLKDGQCVRLKLGDMATATVYNADPAAQAKAFEEQGFEWLHVVDLNGAFEGQSVNGAAVEAILKATKNPVQLGGGIRTLAHIEGWLEKGLARVILGTVAVRDPDLVREACRRFPGKVAVGIDAKGGKVAVEGWAEASSLGVIELARKFEGAGVAAIVYTDIDRDGVLTGINWESTIELADAVSIPVIASGGLASIADIVRMTMPDAAKLEGAISGRALYDGRIDPAEALAILSGNSKPPRGMLD; via the coding sequence TTGATCCTCTTTCCGGCGATCGACCTGAAGGATGGCCAGTGCGTGCGCCTGAAGCTCGGCGACATGGCGACCGCGACCGTCTACAACGCCGACCCCGCGGCGCAGGCGAAAGCCTTCGAAGAGCAGGGCTTCGAATGGCTGCACGTCGTCGATCTCAATGGCGCCTTCGAAGGCCAGAGCGTCAACGGCGCGGCGGTCGAGGCGATTCTGAAGGCGACCAAAAACCCGGTGCAGCTTGGCGGCGGCATCCGCACGCTGGCCCACATCGAAGGCTGGCTCGAAAAAGGTCTCGCCAGGGTGATCCTGGGGACGGTCGCGGTTCGCGATCCGGACCTCGTCAGGGAAGCCTGCAGGCGCTTTCCCGGCAAGGTCGCCGTCGGCATCGACGCCAAAGGCGGCAAGGTGGCGGTCGAGGGCTGGGCCGAGGCCTCTTCGCTCGGCGTGATCGAACTGGCGAGGAAATTCGAAGGCGCCGGAGTGGCGGCCATCGTCTACACCGACATCGACCGCGACGGGGTGCTGACCGGCATCAACTGGGAATCGACGATCGAGCTCGCCGACGCCGTATCGATCCCCGTCATCGCCTCGGGCGGCCTCGCCTCGATCGCCGACATCGTGCGCATGACCATGCCGGACGCCGCGAAACTCGAAGGCGCGATCTCCGGCCGCGCGCTCTACGACGGGCGGATCGATCCGGCCGAGGCGCTGGCGATCCTGTCGGGCAATTCAAAGCCGCCGCGCGGCATGCTAGACTGA
- a CDS encoding Uma2 family endonuclease, translated as MNIQSRLPTTPDEFLRWNEGREGKREFVGGRVEEMMVGVSKYHAVVVARLIHQINVQLGLKEYVTSSAEFGVVTAGGVRYPDVMVDRMSGAGTDLAANEPLLIAEVLSPSSYTRDFGEKVIDYGTVDSLLHYLVLSQDEARVWVWSREADGIWSGPAQYAGPKERIHMARLNLSIDIGDIYSGLFDPS; from the coding sequence ATGAACATCCAGTCGAGACTGCCGACCACACCGGACGAATTCCTGCGCTGGAACGAGGGGCGCGAGGGCAAGCGGGAATTCGTCGGGGGGAGGGTCGAAGAGATGATGGTTGGGGTCTCGAAGTACCACGCGGTTGTCGTTGCGCGGCTGATCCATCAGATCAATGTTCAACTCGGTCTCAAGGAATATGTGACGAGTTCCGCCGAGTTCGGCGTCGTCACCGCCGGCGGCGTCCGATACCCGGATGTCATGGTCGATCGAATGTCCGGCGCCGGAACCGATCTCGCTGCCAATGAGCCGCTGTTGATCGCGGAGGTGCTGTCGCCGTCCTCCTACACCCGCGATTTTGGCGAGAAAGTAATTGACTACGGTACCGTGGACTCGCTGCTTCATTATCTGGTCCTCTCCCAGGACGAGGCGCGTGTATGGGTATGGTCTAGGGAAGCGGATGGCATCTGGAGCGGACCGGCGCAGTATGCCGGACCAAAGGAGCGAATTCATATGGCGCGACTTAACCTCTCTATCGACATCGGCGACATCTATTCGGGCCTGTTTGACCCTTCATGA